In the genome of Phlebotomus papatasi isolate M1 chromosome 2, Ppap_2.1, whole genome shotgun sequence, one region contains:
- the LOC129804462 gene encoding glutamate decarboxylase, producing MAVNPTNYKLSDRTARLTAQDILPHQVTAGPETKEFLLKVIDILLDFIRATNDRNEKVLDFHHPEEMKKLLQLEIPDNPVSLQQLLADCATTLKYQVKTGHPHFFNQLSCGLDIISMAGEWLTATANTNMFTYEIAPVFILMENVVLTKMREIIGWNCGDSILAPGGSISNLYAFLAARHKMFPGYKEHGSRALPGDLVMFTSDQSHYSVKSCAAVCGLGTDNCVMVPSDEHGRMITTELERMILERKAKGQIPFFVSATAGTTVLGAFDPLNEIADICDKYNLWLHVDAAWGGGLLLSRKYRHPRLSGIERSLSVTWNPHKLMGALLQCSTIHFKEDGLLMSCNQMSAEYLFMTDKLYDLSYDTGDKVIQCGRHNDIFKLWLQWRAKGTEGFADHMDHLMDLAQYQVKKIKQNPDKFYLIMEPECVNVSFWYIPKRLRGVPHDSKKEIELGKICPIIKARMMQTGTMMVGYQPDDRRPNFFRSIISSAAVTEKDVDFMLEEFDRLGHDL from the exons ATGGCAGTCAACCCCACGAATTACAAATTGTCGGATCGGACGGCCAGACTCACGGCACAGG atatCCTGCCTCATCAAGTGACAGCAGGTCCTGAGACGAAGGAGTTCCTGCTCAAAGTCATAGATATCCTTCTCGATTTCATCCGAGCGACAAATGATCGCAACGAGAAGGTGCTGGACTTTCACCATCCGGAGGAGATGAAGAAGCTCCTTCAGCTAGAAATTCCTGATAATCCCGTCTCTCTGCAGCAATTGCTTGCCGATTGTGCCACAACACTCAAGTATCAGGTGAAGACTG GTCATCCACATTTCTTCAATCAACTCTCATGTGGCCTCGATATCATCTCCATGGCCGGGGAGTGGCTCACAGCCACTGCCAATACGAATATGTTCACCTATGAAATAGCTCCGGTGTTCATCCTCATGGAAAATGTAGTGTTGACGAAGATGCGCGAGATCATTGGGTGGAACTGTGGTGATTCGATTTTAGCTCCTGGCGGTTCTATTTCAAACTTGTACGCCTTCCTTGCGGCTCGCCATAAGATGTTCCCTGGCTACAAGGAGCATGGGAGCCGTGCCCTACCTGGTGACCTGGTCATGTTTACATCTGATCAGAGCCACTATTCCGTGAAGAGCTGTGCCGCCGTTTGTGGTCTGGGAACAGACAACTGCGTCATGGTGCCTTCAGATGAGCACGGTCGAATGATCACCACAGAATTGGAGCGCATGATACTGGAGCGAAAGGCCAAGGGTCAGATTCCTTTCTTTGTATCAGCCACCGCTGGAACTACAGTGCTCGGTGCTTTTGATCCCCTCAATGAGATCGCCGACATTTGCGACAAGTACAATCTCTGGCTTCATGTTGAT GCTGCCTGGGGAGGTGGATTGCTCCTTTCGCGGAAATATCGGCATCCACGTCTCTCTGGCATTGAGAG ATCTCTTTCTGTCACCTGGAATCCGCATAAATTAATGGGAGCTCTTCTCCAGTGCTCAACAATTCATTTTAAGGAAGAT ggCCTCCTGATGAGCTGCAATCAAATGTCAGCCGAATATCTCTTTATGACTGATAAACTTTACGATTTGAGCTACGATACAGGTGATAAAGTGATTCAGTGTGGACGTCACAATGATATATTCAAGCTTTGGCTGCAGTGGAGGGCTAAA GGAACTGAAGGATTTGCAGATCATATGGATCATCTGATGGACTTAGCCCAATATCAAGTGAAGAAAATCAAGCAGAATCCAGATAAATTCTATCTAATCATGGAGCCTGAGTGTGTCAATGTGTCTTTCTGGTACATCCCGAAACGCCTTAGGGGTGTGCCTCATGATTCTAAGAAGGAAATTGAATTGGGAAAG ATTTGCCCCATTATTAAAGCCCGAATGATGCAAACGGGTACAATGATGGTTGGCTATCAGCCAGACGATCGTCGACCCAATTTCTTCCGCTCAATTATTTCATCGGCAGCCGTAACTGAGAAGGACGTTGACTTCATGCTCGAGGAATTTGATCGATTGGGACATGATTTGTAA
- the LOC129804464 gene encoding probable cytochrome P450 28a5, giving the protein MLLLGIAILVGLLSCFVLWWIWIYTFWSRKGIHGPKPSLIFGNFPNYLNRNLIYDLDEIYKKYRGCPFVGIYALRKPKIFITDPEFSRKILVGNFRQFHNNEASDMVSLKSDPIIGLNPFFMRDEMWKSTRQEITQGFSNIRVKAQFPIMESSCHKMTNYLRSHVKSQGSRITVSEITRRYTNENLMNCIFGLEANAFDNNKAGSLQMFTDYLAEFWRIDYFFMYSFIWPMFRSIYKYKILNTRLKNFFVDMLKHGMAFRGENPGNREDFLAFLMQMREKKDTSMDEMLAHALTFILDGFETSALVIDSILYELSRNSRVQKKLRQVIEDVRKSEGNLSFDTISDLPYLDQVMNETLRLHPPILFFLKQCNESMQVPFGNGSETKTFPKGITAMMSMYSLGRDPVFYENPNDFHPERFDDGAVKDYRDKGVFVPFGDGPRICIGMKFAIAQIKTAIVGIVRNFNLTLGTDMKEPLGLQKTFFGIPAQDITVNFDPLSEE; this is encoded by the exons ATGTTATTACTCGGAATTGCTATATTAGTGGGACTTTTGTCCTGTTTTGTGCTGTGGTGGATATGGATTTACACCTTCTGGTCCCGTAAGGGTATTCATGGTCCTAAACCTTCCTTGATTTTCGGAAATTTTCCCAACTATCTCAACAGAAACCTCATTTACGATTTGGACGAAATTTACAA aaaataccGAGGATGTCCTTTCGTTGGGATCTACGCACTTCGCAAACCCAAGATTTTCATCACAGATCCTGAATTTTCACGGAAAATTCTAGTTGGTAATTTTCGTCAGTTTCACAATAATGAAGCCTCAGATATGGTTAGTCTGAAATCTGACCCAATTATTGGGCTCAATCCCTTTTTTATGCGAGATGAAATGTGGAAATCCACTAGACAGGAGATTACTCAAGGTTTCAGTAATATACGGGTGAAAGCACAATTTCCCATTATGGAATCTTCCTGTCACAAGATGACAAATTACCTGAGATCCCATGTAAAATCTCAAGGATCCAGGATAACAGTATCAGAG ATCACTCGTCGCTATACTAATGAGAATCTTATGAATTGCATTTTTGGCCTGGAAGCTAATGCTTTTGATAATAATAAAGCTGGATCCTTGCAAATGTTTACGGATTATTTGGCTGAATTCTGGCGAATTGACTACTTTTTTATGTACTCATTCATCTGGCCAATGTTTAGGAGTATCTACAAGTACAAAATACTCAATACGAggcttaagaatttttttgtagATATGCTGAAACATGGAATGGCATTTAGGGGTGAAAATCCTGGCAATAGAGAGGATTTTCTGGCATTTCTTATGCAAATGCGTGAGAAGAAGGATACTTCAATGGATGAAATGCTTGCCCATGCATTGACATTCATCCTGGATGGATTTGAGACATCAGCTCTTGTGATCGATTCCATACTTTATGAATTGTCCCGAAATTCTCGGGTGCAGAAGAAATTACGGCAAGTGATTGAGGATGTAAGGAAGTCAGAGGGAAATCTCTCATTTGACACCATTAGTGATTTGCCTTACTTGGACCAAGTAATGAATG AAACCTTAAGACTTCATCCGCCTATCCTCTTCTTCCTGAAGCAGTGCAATGAATCTATGCAAGTGCCTTTTGGTAATGGCAGTGAAACGAAGACTTTTCCCAAAGGTATTACTGCCATGATGTCTATGTATTCCCTCGGACGTGACCCAGTTTTCTATGAGAATCCCAATGACTTTCATCCCGAGAGATTTGACGATGGTGCAGTGAAAGATTACAGGGACAAGGGTGTATTTGTTCCCTTTGGAGATGGTCCTCGGATTTGTATAG GGATGAAATTTGCAATAGCACAAATCAAGACAGCTATCGTGGGAATAGTGAGGAATTTTAATCTTACACTTGGCACTGACATGAAAGAACCCCTAGGGCTTCAGAAAACCTTCTTTGGAATTCCTGCACAGGATATTACTGTCAATTTTGATCCATTGTCTGAGGAGTAG